The following proteins come from a genomic window of Frankia casuarinae:
- a CDS encoding thiopeptide-type bacteriocin biosynthesis protein produces the protein MIRNDSDPRPCIDDAPQNDEDGCSPRHPWRQATMHFADYAQADAAGRDLGAALVAAENDHLLDAWWFIRKSPCWRLRFQPTSPVDDAATKAVHDHLHALRERGRIAGWSETLYEPETFAFGGPPAMQIAHRLFHQDSRHLLTTAPRSRARARALSILACVSLMRSAGQDWYEQGDIWARVAEHRRCPPDLVSDSRSLEPSLTRLLSAQTPDTNALGKDADLAHWIGAFGATGRDLGRLAHDGTLQRGLRAVLAHHIIFHWNRAGLSHDAQAVLARAASTVVLG, from the coding sequence ATGATCCGCAACGACTCCGACCCCCGCCCGTGCATCGACGACGCACCTCAAAACGACGAAGACGGGTGTTCGCCGCGCCACCCCTGGCGGCAGGCCACCATGCACTTCGCCGACTACGCCCAGGCCGATGCCGCCGGCCGGGACCTCGGCGCCGCGCTGGTGGCCGCCGAAAATGATCATCTGCTGGATGCGTGGTGGTTCATCCGCAAGTCCCCCTGCTGGCGGCTCCGCTTCCAGCCGACCTCACCGGTAGACGACGCGGCAACCAAAGCGGTCCACGACCATCTCCATGCTCTGCGCGAGCGCGGCCGGATTGCCGGCTGGAGCGAAACCCTGTACGAACCGGAAACCTTCGCCTTCGGCGGCCCGCCCGCCATGCAGATCGCGCACCGGCTCTTCCACCAGGACAGCCGCCACCTGCTCACGACCGCGCCCCGCAGCCGCGCCCGCGCCCGAGCGCTGTCGATCCTGGCCTGCGTGAGCCTGATGCGCTCCGCCGGCCAGGACTGGTACGAACAAGGCGACATCTGGGCCCGGGTCGCCGAACACCGCCGCTGCCCACCCGACCTTGTCAGCGACAGCCGTTCCCTGGAGCCCAGCCTGACCCGCCTTCTGAGCGCACAGACGCCAGACACCAACGCCCTGGGCAAGGACGCGGATCTGGCTCACTGGATCGGTGCCTTCGGCGCCACCGGCCGTGACCTTGGCCGGCTCGCTCATGACGGCACACTCCAGCGCGGGCTACGCGCGGTCCTCGCGCACCACATCATCTTCCACTGGAACCGCGCAGGGCTATCCCACGACGCACAGGCAGTGCTCGCCCGCGCCGCAAGCACCGTGGTCCTCGGATGA